The genomic region GACTATGCAGAACCTAGCCCTTGTCCGCGAGTACGGCCTACCCGTGATAGTGACTATATTTGACAATTCAACACTCATGCTCGTTAGGCATTGGCAGGTAATGCTGTATAATAAGAGGATAATCGCCGTGGACTTCAACGTAAACCCAGACTTCATGAAGATTGCCGAGGCCTACGGGATAGAGGGCGTTAGGCCGAGTAGCTATGATGAGTTGAGGAGTGCTGTGGCGAGGGCCGTTAGGAATAATGAGGCGTTGATTGTTGACGTAACCATTGATAGGGAGAGGGACTTCGTGCTACCCTTCGTGCCATCGGGCAAGTGGCTTGAGGAGGTCATACTACCGGAGGGCTTTAGGATCGACCTTAGGTACCCAGGTGATGACTATGGAGGGTGACTTCTTGATAGAGGTCATAATGAGTAATGAGGTTAACACATTCGATGCCGTAGTCAGGGCTATGAACGTGATCAGGAGGGGTAAGGTAACGATTAAGCACATGGTGATAGACATGAGTGACTCGGTGATCAAGGTCTCCATTAGGGCTAGGGGCGAGGAGGATGAGGTTAGGTGGGTCTGTAATAAACTTGATAAGCTCTACGATGTGGTAAATGTTAAATATATGCCCGAAGAAGTACACATGAATAAGGTGGTGATTAGTAATGGCTAGGATATACAAAGATGGGGATGCGGATCTATCGGTGATAAGGGGTAAGGTAGTGGCTGTGCTTGGTTACGGCATTCAGGGTAGGGCGTGGGCCTTAAACATGAGGGATAGTGGTGTCAAGGTCATTGTTGGCGTCAGGCCTGGCAAGAGCTTTGACCTGGCTCGGCAGGAGGGCTTTGAGGTCTACCCAGTGGGTGATGCGGTTAGGAGGGCCGACATAATAGCGGTCCTACTACCCGATATGGTACAGCCAAGTGTTTGGGGGTCTGAGATCGCGCCGGGCCTTAGGCGTGGCATGACTGTGGTGTTTGCCCATGGCTTCAACATTAGGTTTGGGTTAATAAGGCCGCCAAGTGATGTGGACGTAGTCCTAATAGCGCCCAAAGCCCCAGGTAAGGCCGTTAGGGATGAGTTCGTTAGGGGTTGGGGAGTCCCGGCACTCGTCGCAGTTCACCAGGACTTCACGGGGAGTGCCCTGAAGACGGCATTGGCGATTGCCAAGGCCAATGGGTTCACGAGAGTGGGTGTAATAGAGACGACCTTCGCCGAGGAGACGGAGACCGACCTAATCGGTGAGCAGAACGTGCTTGTTGGCGGGCTACTGCAGTTGTTGAGGTATGGTTTTGAGGTTATGGTGGAGCTCGGTTACCAACCTGAGGTGGCTTACTTCGAGGCCATTAATGAGGCTAAGCTAATAATGGACCTGATATGGGAGAGGGGACTCACTGGGATGCTTCTAGGTGTTAGTGAGACTGCCAGGTACGGTGGCTTGACGGTTGGGCCGTACGTAATTAATGAGGATGTTAAGAGGAGGATGAAGGAGGCTGCCGAGAAGGTTAGAAGTGGCGAATTTGCTAAGGAGTGGATTGCGGAGTATCAGAGGGGTGCGCCAAGGCTCAGGGAGTTACTTGAGCAGGTTAGTAATAGCCAGGTTGAGAGGGTTGGCGAGTTCCTAAGGCAGTTAATGAGAAGCAAGTAAGCCCCTATTCTAAAATTCATTAACCTTCAAAAATAAACAATCCATAATTCTCGCCCATTACCCACTGTATGACTGAAGGGCCACCGGACCGCTTATTAATTATGATAATTATGAATTATAAATCATGATTATATATTATGAATAATTTTCAATAATTTAGAGGTTAGTCTATTGACTTATTAATCTTTCATTTTTGACTTAGGCAAAATTTTTAATTCACGGCATAACTCATTAACCGTGAATTATAGGGCACTGGATGTTAATCGCGTGAAGAGGCCGTTGGGTAGGCTTAAGATTACGCCGGAAATGTGCATTGGCGATGAACTGTGCGTTAAGAGGTGCCCAATGGGTATCCTGGAGCTAACTAGGGAGGAGGTTAATCCAAGGGGTTATCATTATGTCAGGATTAAGCCCGGTAAGGAGGTTGATTGCGTGGCATGTGGTATATGCGAAAAGGTCTGCCCAACAAACGCCATATATGTCGAGCATGAGGAGGAAATAACAATCAAGGATTACTTAATGAAGATTGACAAGACTAAGGTCACGCAGGAGAGTGCCACTAACAATAGGGTCCTTGTGATTGGTGGTGGTATTGCTGGTGTTGAGGCTGCTCTTGCTTTGGCTGGCATGGGTTATAGGGTTACGCTTGTTGAGAAGTCCCCGGCCATCGGCGGTAAGATGGCAATGCTCGACAAAACATTCCCAACCCTCGACTGCTCAATATGCATAGAAGGACCATTAATGAGCGATACCTCGAATAATAGGAACATCGAGGTATTAACGCTGGCAGAATTAATGGAGTTAAAAGGTGAACCAGGCCATTATAGGGCTAAGATCCTCGTCAAGCCGAGGTACGTGACCAACGAATGCACTAAGTGCGGGTTGTGTGAGGGCGTGTGCCCCGTGGTGGTTCCAAGCGAGTATAATGCGGGTATTGGCCTTAGGAAGGCCATATACCTACCATTCCCACAGGCGGAGCCCGGCATCTACGCCATAGACCCAGACCTATGCCTAAACAAGCCCCCTGAGAACATAGCCTGCAATAGGTGCGTTAGTGTCTGTGAGCCTAGGACCATACTATTCACCATGATGCCCAGGATAATCGAGAGGGAGGTGGCGGCAGTCATAGTGGCCACGGGATACGAACTAGAGGGTGGCGAGGTATTGACTAAGTATGGCTATGGAAAACACCCTGACGTACTCACGGCAATGGAGTTCGAGAGGCTCGTCAACGCCACGGGACCATCATTAGGCGAGGTGGTTAAACTAAGTAATCATGGACACCCGAGGAAGGTCCTATTCATATCCTGCATAGGCTCTAGGACGAGTAGGGCAAACCCATACTGCTCAAAGGTCTGTTGCGAGTACCTGCTTAAGCAAGCCATTTACGCGAAGAATCACGGCATTGATGACGTCACCATATTATACATGAATGACGTTAGGACCTACGGCAAGGGTTTCGAGAACCTATACCAAAGGGCTGTTGAGAGAGGCGTCAGGATAGTCCATGGTAGGCCATTGGTAATAGGCCCTGTCAACGGTTCAATAAGGGTTAAGTACGAGGATACGCGGAGTGGGGAGGTCAGGGTTGAGGATTACGACATGGTTGTCCTGGCACCAACCATGAGGCCACCTAAGGACATGCAGAGACTAGCCAATGCATTGGGTCTCGAACTTGATAGGTACGGCTTCATCAAGGTAAACCCGGCAAATCCCGTTGAGACAAACATCCCCGGCATATTCGTGGCAGGGAGCGCCTCCGGGCCCACGGACATTACGGAGTCAGTACTCATGGGCTTAGCCGCGGCGGCCCAGGCCGTGGGCTTCATGGGCAAATCCATAATAGAGACTGAGGAGTTTAGTGAAACCATAGAGGCGGAGAAGCCGAGGATAGGCGTCTTTGTTTGCCACTGCGGTAGTAATATAGCCGGTATCGCCGATGTGAACGAGTTGGTCAAGTTTTCGAGGGGATTGCCTGGCGTGGTCCATGCCGAGGACATACCCTTCGCCTGCTCGAAGGCTGGGTTAGACCGAGTCGCCGAGTCAATAAAGAGGAATAACCTTAACAGAGTCGTTGTTGCGGCCTGCTCACCGGCAACTCACCTTAGGTTTTTCCGGGATTCTGCGAGGAGGGCTGGTCTTAATCCGTATCTCGTGGAGATGACGAACATTAGGAACCTGGATACGTGGGTCCACAACGATAGGAAGGTGGCCACAGAAAAGGCAAAAGACATGATAAGAATGGCCGTGGCCAAGGCATCACTCATGAGGCCCTTCAGACCCGAGAAGCTCGGTATAATTAAGAGGGCGTTAGTCATCGGTTGCGGCCCCGCGGGGCTAGCGGCTGTTAATGCCCTCGTTAATGCGGGTGTTGAGACCATGGTGGTTGAGCTAGGGAGTAAGTGCGGTGGTCCTTATCTAAACGACTTCGTGATTAGGTACTTACCAGAGGGTATCAGGGCTAAGGAGGTGGTTAACAAATTGCTTAAGGTTCTTGAGAACCCCAGGGTTAAGGTTTATTACGGAACCACGGTTAAGGACGTGTCTGGCTTCACGGGTAACTTCCACGTTATCCTAAGCAACGGTGTCGAACTCGACGTAGGCGCAATAATAGTGGCCACGGGAGCCAGCCCTGTCAATACCGTTAACTACAAAGCTGGCAATGGACTTAATGTCATGACTATACACGACTTAATCAATGGTGGTTTAAACGTCGGTAATGACGTGTTATTCATCGACCTATGTAACAAGCCGTATTGCCAAGCCGTAATGTTTAACACTGCGTTAACCCTGAGGAGGGCAGGTAAGAATGTGTACGTGGTCGTTAGGGATATCATGATGGTTGGGACACAGTATGAGGACTTGTATAGGGAGGTTAGGAGGGCTGGCGTTACAATACTGAGGGTTCCAAGGGATGGCAATGTCATGAACCACGTGGTGCTCAATCACGACACTGCCGTGATTAGGGATGTGGAGCTTGGTGAAGACGTGACAGTACGCATAGACTCAGTCATACTTAACACGCCCATGAAGCCCAACTCAGACGAGGTTTCAAAGATATTGAGGCTTTCTAAGGATCAGGAGGGCTTCCTGATGGAGGCCCACCCGAAGCTCGGCCCGGTGGACACCATGACCCCGGGAATATTCGTAGCCGGTGCTGTTAGGGCTCATAGGGGCTTTGGCGAGGCTGTCCTGGAGGGTTACGCGGCAGCTGCCAGGGCATTGACGCTATTGTCTAGGGACTACATAATTAAGGAGGTCTCAGTGCCAAGGGTGGACCCGGGTAAATGCGTTGGTTGCTTGCTATGCGTTAAAGCTTGCCCGTACGGCGCCATCAAGGGTGAGCCTGGTAAGCCCGTCACGATAAACCCCGCCGCTTGCCAGGGCTGTGGTTCATGTGTTGGTGAGTGCCCATACGGTGCATTGGATATGGACCTGCTTAGTGATGATGCTATTTTGGCTCAGGTTGAGGCTGCCTTGGCTGAGGAGCCTGAGAAGAAGGTGATAATGTTCACATGCGCCTACTGCTCCTACTACGCGGCCGATAACACGGGGATACTGAAGCTTCAGTATCCACCGCATATTAGGATAATTAGGTTACCATGTAGCTCAAGGCTTAATTGGAGGCATGTTAAGCGTGCTTTTGAGCTTGGTGCTGCCGGTGTGTTTGTGACTGGTTGTAGGCTTGGTGACTGCCACTACATAACCGCAAACTACAACACAGTAAGAAGATTCGAAAACTGGAAAAAGAGACTAAAAAACATAGGCGTGAGAGAAGAAAGATTCCAACTGAGACTATTCGGTGCGCCGGACGTTAAGGACTTCATAGAGGCTGCTAATGAGGCGAAGAGGATTGTTGAAACAGTGACTAGGGAAGAGATTGAAATGACAAAACAAAAAATCAAGCAAATAAGGTGATGAAAATGGCCGTGGCAAACCCCACACTTAAGGAGGAGTTACTCAGGTTTGAACCCACGGCATCACTATGCTACCAATGCGGTACGTGCACCACGGTTTGCCCAATGTCTGAGTTCGGGTTGAACACAAGGTTGGTAATGAAGTTGGCGAACTTAGGGGTAATAAATGATTGGGTGCGTAAAGTCATATGGCTATGCACGGGTTGTGGCTTATGTCAGGAGAACTGTCCAAACGAAATTAGAATACCCAACGTGATTAGGTTCATCAGGTCAAAGGTGATAATCGAGCAACGAAGAGGTAGGTAATGCGATAAATTATCATTATCAAAAATAAACAAATTTTATCAAAGGGACTTACACCCCATATAGAACTTCATGACCCTCAAGCCAGAGATTAAGTGGGGATTGGAAGGCATTTATGTTAAGGAAAGTAGCATATGCCTAATAGACCTTGACAATGCTAAGATATACTACAGGGGTTATGAACTGAGTGACCTCGCCCTTAAATCCACATTCGAGGAAACCGCATATTAATACTCAGGGGTAAACTACCGAGCAGGACAGAGCTAAGGGAGTTCACTAGTGAATTGTCTTCAAATAGAGAATTACCCAAAGAATTACTGGCGCTCCTCAGGGGTTTACCCAATGGCCTTAGGCCCATTGACGTACTTAGACTAAGCATCGATTACCTGGGCACCCTCGACAGGGAGGCAATGTCTAAGGGACCTAATGAAGAGGCTAAGGCAATTAGGCTAATAGCCATGGCGCCGACCGTTGTCGCAACTACCATAGGCTGACCATGGATAGCTCAGTGCCGAGTCCCAGGACAGACCTAAACCATGTGGCTAATTATTATTACATGTTTTTCGGTAGGGAACCCAGTGATGAGGAGCTTAGGGCTTTGGAGACTATGTTCATAACGTACATGGAGCACGGCATGAACAACTCCTCGTTCACAGCCGTGACCGTGGCATCCACATTAACAGACATATACTCAGTGATTGTGGCAGCACTCTCAAGCTTAAAGGGCCCATTACATGGCGGCGCTAACTTTGAGGCCTTGAAGACGATAATCGAGGTCGGTGACCCAAGCCGCGCGGAGGAGTATGTCATTGATAAGGTGAGGAGGGGTGAAAGATCATAGGGTTTGGGCATAGGGTGTATAAGAGGTTTGCAGATCCAAGGACAACCTACCTAAAGGACCTGGCTAGGAAGTTAGCGGTGAGTAGGGGCGGTTATTATTTAAGACTTTTCGAGACGGCGAGGGCGCTTGAGGATGCGGTTGAGAAGCACCTGGGCCATAAGGGCGTACATGCCAATACCGATCTCTACGCATCCCTAATATACTACATGCTGGGCTTTCCAATGGAGTATAACCCAGCCAATTTCGCGCTGGCCAGGATAGTTGGTTGGGTGGCTCACGTAATTGAGTACTGGGGCATGAATGGCAAATTAATAAGGCCTATGGAGTACTACGTGGGTCCACGCGACTTAAAGTATTTACCAATTAGTGAAAGGGAGTGAGAAGGGATTATTTCATTTATGCCGTGGTAATGATGACCTCATTAATTGCACTAGGGATTTTCTACAGTGGACTAATTTCATTATTATAAATACTTAAAAATTTGTAAAATTGTTTATAACCAATCATACCCAATGAAGATTTAATATGACGGGTGAAAGTTATGAAATGGTGTTCTTCGGCAGAGGTGGGCAGGGCGCCGTAACCGCAGCGCAGATAATGGCGTTGGCGGCTGTGGGTAAGGGATTATACGCATTAGCATACCCAGAGTTTGGACCAGAGAGGAGAGGTGCGCCTGTTAGGTCGTACTTGGCAATATCCAATGAGCCAATAGAGGTTAGGGAGCCCATAGAGAGGCCTAATATATCCATAGTCTTTGGCCCAGACCTACTAAGGGTTAACCCAGAAATACCTGAGAGGACGCGTGATTACATAATCGTTAACTCAAGGCGTTATGAGACTGTTGAGCCGTATTTAAGGGGTTTTGGCGGTGGTATAGTTCATATAAATGCGTATGACCTATCAACTAAGTACTTGGGTAGGGCTATAGTTAATACGGCGATGCTTGGGGCGTTATTAAAGGTCTTTGATGCCTTAACGGTTGATGATGTCGCTAATGCGGTGCTGAGGGTCTTTGGCGGTAAATTGGGTAAGGCGAATGCGGAGCTCATTAGGGTAGCGTATAATGAGGCGCGGGTGATTAGATGAGCACAGGCGCCTGGGCGCCAAAGAGCATCAAGTTGCTGGGTTGGAGGGAGTTACCTGCCATTGGTGGTTATGTAATAGAGCCGATGAGCACGGCAAGGAATAACACGGGTTCCTGGAGGACCGAGAAGCCCGTGATAAACCAAGACCTGTGCATTAGGTGTAGGACCTGCTGGACATACTGCCCCGAGCCGGCGATACTGGAGCTCGATAAGCCCTACATTACTAAGGATGGTAGGAAATACGACATAACCTACGAGATTGATTACGACCACTGCAAGGGCTGTGGGATATGCGCTCACGAATGCCCAGTCAAGGCGATAACCATGATACCCGAGGGTGTTGAAGAATGAGCTTGGCAACGGTTGAGTCAAGGATTAGGAGGGGTATCGTCAGGGATAGGATAGCCGTAACCTCAAACCACGCGGCAGCCTACGCCGCTAGGGATGCCGAGGTCGACGTTGTGGCGGCATACCCAATAACACCGCAGACGCCAGCCGTTGAGAAGATCGCGGATTTTATAGCAAATGGTGAGATGAGCGCCGAGTACATACCCGTTGAGTCGGAGCACAGCGCACTATCAGCGTTAATAGGGGCCTCGGCGGCCGGCGCCAGGACGTTCACCGCAACCTCAAGCCAGGGACTCTTCTATATGTTTGAATTACTCTACATAGCGTCGGGCCTGAGGCTTCCAATAGTCATGGCCCTGGCCACGAGGGCTGCCTCCGCGCCCATATGCATTCATGGTGATTACCAGGACTTAGCCTCGGTTAGGGACTCTGGGTGGATAGTCATGATTGCCTCCTCTGCTCAGGAGGTTTATGATTCGATTATTATGGCGTATAGGATTGCCGAGGATGGTAGGGTCCTGCTGCCCGTCATGGTCGCGTACGACGGATTCCTAATGAGCCACACCACAGAACCCGTGGAGTTGTATGACCTGGACGTGATTAGGAGGTTTGCGCCAAAGAAGATAGATAGGCCAATACTAGATAGCAGGAGGCCAATAACGATGGGCGTGATGGCAGTGCCTGAGTGGTACTATGAAATCAAGTACCAATTAATCGATGCAATGCATAACTCAATGAGTGTTATTAAGGAGGTTCATGATGAGTTCAATAAGACCTTTGGTAGGGATTATAGGTTAATTGAGGGGTATAGAATTGACGATGCGGACTACGTGGTACTATCCTACGGCGGCATCTGGGGCAATACCAAGAGGGCTGTTGACCTGGCTAGGAAGAGGGGTGTTAGGGCTGGCGCCCTGAGACTCAGGTTATTTAGGCCATTCCCAACCGATGAGTTAGTGAGGGCTGTTGAGGGTGTTAAGGCTGTGGCAGTAATCGATAGGGCGGTCAGCCCAGGGGCGCCGATCGAGGGTCCCGTGGCATTGGAGGTCGCGTCAGCGCTAAGGTCCAGGGGCTTGGATGTGCCTGTCGTTTCTGTGGTTCACGGGCTGGGCCAGAGGACCGTGTTTTCGAGGGATATTGAGGAATTGATCAGGATATTAAACACATCGGAATTAACGAAACTAATGAGGAATACGCTGTACATGGGTGTGAGGGAGTATGGTGGTTAAGGTTAGGCTTGCCAAGTCGCTCTTTGATATACCCAGGGAGGAATACTTAGCACCTGGCCACACGGCTTGCCCGGCCTGCGGTGCTACCCTGGCCGCTAGGTTAATACTCAAGGCATCAGGGCCAGACGTGATCATAGTGAACCCAACGGGTTGTCTGGAGGTCACGACAACAATATACCCATACACGGCGTGGGGAGTCCCATACATACACGTGGCCTTTGAGAACGCGGGTGCCGTTGCATCGGGTATTGAGGCCGCCATAAAGGCCCTTAATAAGAATGGCTTGTTGAGGAGGAGTACCAGGGTCATAGCCATTGCTGGTGATGGTGGTACTTTTGATATTGGTTTGCAGTCTCTTAGTGGTATGCTTGAGCGTGGTCATGGTGTGCTCTACGTGCTTTATGATAATGAGGCATACATGAACACCGGGATACAAAGAAGCGGAGGAACACCTAAGTTCGCGAAAACAACCACAATGCCTGCTGGAACTATCATTAGAGGTAAAATACAGAGGAAGAAGGACATCATGAGCATCGTCATTGCCCACCACATTCCATATGCGGCAACGGCTAACGTAGCCTACCCAATTGACTTAGTGAATAAGGTTAGGAAGGCGTTGTCGTACCTCGATGAGGGTCCTGCCTTCATACACGTACTAGCACCATGCCCACCAGGCTGGGGATTTCCCGATGAGAGAATGATTGAGATTGCCAGGCTCGCCACAGAGACAGGCTACTTCCCACTATACGAGTGGGACCATGATAGATTAATCATAAATCCACCAAGCGACATGTATATGGATAGAAGACTGCGTAAGCCATTAAGGGAGTTTGTTAAAGCTCAGTCCAGGTGGTCTCACATAACTGATGAGGAAATAAAGGAGCTTGAGAAGGATGTTGATGACTTCCTGAATTACCTGTGGCGATTATCAATGAGCTCAGGGGTTTCGATCCTCTACTGATAACTGCCTTTCGACGCCTTAATTCATTATTTAGATTTAACAATGGAATTCCATGAAGAAAAATGGTAGTAATGTTATTCATAACCTCTGTATTATGAGATAAACCATATAAACACTATATATTCCTGAGAATTAATGGGCTTAACACTAACCGAGAAAAT from Vulcanisaeta distributa DSM 14429 harbors:
- a CDS encoding ACT domain-containing protein gives rise to the protein MEGDFLIEVIMSNEVNTFDAVVRAMNVIRRGKVTIKHMVIDMSDSVIKVSIRARGEEDEVRWVCNKLDKLYDVVNVKYMPEEVHMNKVVISNG
- the ilvC gene encoding ketol-acid reductoisomerase; its protein translation is MARIYKDGDADLSVIRGKVVAVLGYGIQGRAWALNMRDSGVKVIVGVRPGKSFDLARQEGFEVYPVGDAVRRADIIAVLLPDMVQPSVWGSEIAPGLRRGMTVVFAHGFNIRFGLIRPPSDVDVVLIAPKAPGKAVRDEFVRGWGVPALVAVHQDFTGSALKTALAIAKANGFTRVGVIETTFAEETETDLIGEQNVLVGGLLQLLRYGFEVMVELGYQPEVAYFEAINEAKLIMDLIWERGLTGMLLGVSETARYGGLTVGPYVINEDVKRRMKEAAEKVRSGEFAKEWIAEYQRGAPRLRELLEQVSNSQVERVGEFLRQLMRSK
- a CDS encoding hydrogenase iron-sulfur subunit, giving the protein MNYRALDVNRVKRPLGRLKITPEMCIGDELCVKRCPMGILELTREEVNPRGYHYVRIKPGKEVDCVACGICEKVCPTNAIYVEHEEEITIKDYLMKIDKTKVTQESATNNRVLVIGGGIAGVEAALALAGMGYRVTLVEKSPAIGGKMAMLDKTFPTLDCSICIEGPLMSDTSNNRNIEVLTLAELMELKGEPGHYRAKILVKPRYVTNECTKCGLCEGVCPVVVPSEYNAGIGLRKAIYLPFPQAEPGIYAIDPDLCLNKPPENIACNRCVSVCEPRTILFTMMPRIIEREVAAVIVATGYELEGGEVLTKYGYGKHPDVLTAMEFERLVNATGPSLGEVVKLSNHGHPRKVLFISCIGSRTSRANPYCSKVCCEYLLKQAIYAKNHGIDDVTILYMNDVRTYGKGFENLYQRAVERGVRIVHGRPLVIGPVNGSIRVKYEDTRSGEVRVEDYDMVVLAPTMRPPKDMQRLANALGLELDRYGFIKVNPANPVETNIPGIFVAGSASGPTDITESVLMGLAAAAQAVGFMGKSIIETEEFSETIEAEKPRIGVFVCHCGSNIAGIADVNELVKFSRGLPGVVHAEDIPFACSKAGLDRVAESIKRNNLNRVVVAACSPATHLRFFRDSARRAGLNPYLVEMTNIRNLDTWVHNDRKVATEKAKDMIRMAVAKASLMRPFRPEKLGIIKRALVIGCGPAGLAAVNALVNAGVETMVVELGSKCGGPYLNDFVIRYLPEGIRAKEVVNKLLKVLENPRVKVYYGTTVKDVSGFTGNFHVILSNGVELDVGAIIVATGASPVNTVNYKAGNGLNVMTIHDLINGGLNVGNDVLFIDLCNKPYCQAVMFNTALTLRRAGKNVYVVVRDIMMVGTQYEDLYREVRRAGVTILRVPRDGNVMNHVVLNHDTAVIRDVELGEDVTVRIDSVILNTPMKPNSDEVSKILRLSKDQEGFLMEAHPKLGPVDTMTPGIFVAGAVRAHRGFGEAVLEGYAAAARALTLLSRDYIIKEVSVPRVDPGKCVGCLLCVKACPYGAIKGEPGKPVTINPAACQGCGSCVGECPYGALDMDLLSDDAILAQVEAALAEEPEKKVIMFTCAYCSYYAADNTGILKLQYPPHIRIIRLPCSSRLNWRHVKRAFELGAAGVFVTGCRLGDCHYITANYNTVRRFENWKKRLKNIGVREERFQLRLFGAPDVKDFIEAANEAKRIVETVTREEIEMTKQKIKQIR
- a CDS encoding 4Fe-4S dicluster domain-containing protein, giving the protein MAVANPTLKEELLRFEPTASLCYQCGTCTTVCPMSEFGLNTRLVMKLANLGVINDWVRKVIWLCTGCGLCQENCPNEIRIPNVIRFIRSKVIIEQRRGR
- a CDS encoding citrate/2-methylcitrate synthase, which translates into the protein MYKRFADPRTTYLKDLARKLAVSRGGYYLRLFETARALEDAVEKHLGHKGVHANTDLYASLIYYMLGFPMEYNPANFALARIVGWVAHVIEYWGMNGKLIRPMEYYVGPRDLKYLPISERE
- a CDS encoding 2-oxoacid:acceptor oxidoreductase family protein: MVFFGRGGQGAVTAAQIMALAAVGKGLYALAYPEFGPERRGAPVRSYLAISNEPIEVREPIERPNISIVFGPDLLRVNPEIPERTRDYIIVNSRRYETVEPYLRGFGGGIVHINAYDLSTKYLGRAIVNTAMLGALLKVFDALTVDDVANAVLRVFGGKLGKANAELIRVAYNEARVIR
- a CDS encoding 4Fe-4S binding protein; the encoded protein is MSTGAWAPKSIKLLGWRELPAIGGYVIEPMSTARNNTGSWRTEKPVINQDLCIRCRTCWTYCPEPAILELDKPYITKDGRKYDITYEIDYDHCKGCGICAHECPVKAITMIPEGVEE
- a CDS encoding pyruvate flavodoxin/ferredoxin oxidoreductase, with protein sequence MSLATVESRIRRGIVRDRIAVTSNHAAAYAARDAEVDVVAAYPITPQTPAVEKIADFIANGEMSAEYIPVESEHSALSALIGASAAGARTFTATSSQGLFYMFELLYIASGLRLPIVMALATRAASAPICIHGDYQDLASVRDSGWIVMIASSAQEVYDSIIMAYRIAEDGRVLLPVMVAYDGFLMSHTTEPVELYDLDVIRRFAPKKIDRPILDSRRPITMGVMAVPEWYYEIKYQLIDAMHNSMSVIKEVHDEFNKTFGRDYRLIEGYRIDDADYVVLSYGGIWGNTKRAVDLARKRGVRAGALRLRLFRPFPTDELVRAVEGVKAVAVIDRAVSPGAPIEGPVALEVASALRSRGLDVPVVSVVHGLGQRTVFSRDIEELIRILNTSELTKLMRNTLYMGVREYGG
- a CDS encoding thiamine pyrophosphate-dependent enzyme: MVVKVRLAKSLFDIPREEYLAPGHTACPACGATLAARLILKASGPDVIIVNPTGCLEVTTTIYPYTAWGVPYIHVAFENAGAVASGIEAAIKALNKNGLLRRSTRVIAIAGDGGTFDIGLQSLSGMLERGHGVLYVLYDNEAYMNTGIQRSGGTPKFAKTTTMPAGTIIRGKIQRKKDIMSIVIAHHIPYAATANVAYPIDLVNKVRKALSYLDEGPAFIHVLAPCPPGWGFPDERMIEIARLATETGYFPLYEWDHDRLIINPPSDMYMDRRLRKPLREFVKAQSRWSHITDEEIKELEKDVDDFLNYLWRLSMSSGVSILY